Proteins encoded in a region of the Triticum dicoccoides isolate Atlit2015 ecotype Zavitan chromosome 3A, WEW_v2.0, whole genome shotgun sequence genome:
- the LOC119273299 gene encoding LOW QUALITY PROTEIN: uncharacterized protein LOC119273299 (The sequence of the model RefSeq protein was modified relative to this genomic sequence to represent the inferred CDS: substituted 2 bases at 2 genomic stop codons), with the protein MTRDSGSVSIPHTRLKKEFICKYGKGGLAASVSNHFAVLHFIQLLSSMHDPLRVERGHARALDKGRGRLRETVEAVTVEGDDEALEGVGALHLAAARGNLEMCAYLVEELRVDVNAVDNGGRTPLIHAMYGERVGTFEYLLDHGANPDRVDPNGFAPLHSAAGSGYCEMVKLLLARGACTDPVTCCGTPLHIAATEGQDCAMKILLGHNADYNKMINGMTPLYFAINVSSVKCAKLLIQAGGVANGDFILTALADAPRNGSAECLNCLLGFGGEWRARNDKLVSLVSYLDMEYLGAXRXEPVDRKKVAELKSQGSKAVARKDFLSAAEAYSMALELDPDDATLFSNRSLCWLHIGKGGKPLLSLLDAYECKKRRPDWSKAFYRESKALALLKDYKGACDALLNVLKMDPGNAEIEDGLRTSRGLSLHRPPCSSSRTPCCFVAVNAGEDAPLLTAMTDAADSCCSTDECCIAITGDFNACCTEAPVFCGSIHGGESGRLETKKEERVLGEMRNGWLTHAGLQGDKDFRDFEKYSQHSALIAFATSIALTNHEMCRKAMESLKVSQSTKAK; encoded by the exons ATGACCAGGGATTCTGGCAGTGTGTCTATTCCTCATACACGTCTTAAAAAAGAGTTTATATGCAAATATGGTAAGGGTGGCTTAGCAGCATCGG TTAGTAACCACTTTGCGGTATTACACTTCATCCAACTTCTAAGCTCGATGCATGACCCGTTGAGAGTCGAGAGAG GCCACGCGAGGGCGCTGGACAAGGGCAGGGGCCGCCTCAGGGAGACGGTGGAGGCGGTGACCGTGGAAGGAGACGACGAGGCACTGGAGGGCGTCGGGGCGCTGcacctcgccgccgccagggggAACCTGGAGATGTGCGCCTACTTGGTCGAGGAGCTGCGCGTGGACGTGAACGCCGTCGACAACGGAG GTAGAACGCCTCTGATTCATGCTATGTACGGTGAGAGGGTGGGCACTTTCGAGTATCTTCTTGATCATGGTGCCAATCCAGACAGAGTTGACCCCAATGGATTTGCCCCTctacattctgctgctggatcag GATATTGTGAAATGGTAAAGCTATTACTTGCAAGAGGAGCTTGCACCGACCCGGTAACTTGCTGTGGGACACCACTTCATATTGCTGCTActgaagggcaagactgtgctatGAAGATTTTACTTGGCCACAATGCAGAT TACAACAAGATGATAAATGGTATGACACCTCTCTATTTTGCTATAAATGTCTCCTCGGTGAAATGTGCAAAACTCCTGATTCAG GCTGGTGGTGTTGCCAATGGAGATTTTATCTTAACCGCTTTAGCTGATGCTCCAAGAAATGGATCAGCGGAGTGCTTGAATTGCCTACTGGGGTTTGGTGGTGAATGGCGTGCTCGTAATGAT AAATTGGTATCTCTTGTGTCTTACTTAGACATGGAGTACTTGGGTGCATAAAGGTAG GAGCCTGTGGATAGAAAGAAAGTAGCAGAATTGAAGTCACAAGGGAGCAAGGCAGTTGCAAGAAAGGATTTTCTTTCTGCAGCAGAAGCCTACAGTATG GCACTGGAGCTTGATCCTGATGATGCGACGTTGTTCTCAAACAGGAGCCTTTGCTGGCTTCACATAGGCAAAGGAGGCAAGCCTTTGCTCAGTTTACTGGATGCTTATGAATGCAAAAAGAGGCGGCCTGATTGGTCGAAGGCCTTCTACAGGGAGAGCAAAGCTCTAGCGTTACTGAAG GACTACAAGGGTGCATGCGATGCGCTTCTGAACGTATTGAAGATGGACCCAGGGAATGCTGAAATCGAGGACGGATTGCG CACGAGCCGCGGTCTTTCGCTGCACCGACCGCCTTGCAGCAGCTCACGCACGCCTTGTTGCTTTGTAGCAGTCAACGCCGGTGAGGATGCCCCACTTCTCACGGCAATGACAGATGCAGCCGACAGCTGTTGCAGCACCGACGAGTGCTGCATCGCAATCACCGGCGACTTCAATGCGTGCTGCACAGAAGCACCGGTGTTCTGTGGTAGCATTCATGGCGGAGAGAGCGGGAGGTTAGAGACGAAGAAGGAAGAACGCGTTTTGGGGGAGATGCGAAACGGGTGGCTCACGCATGCTGGTCTCCAGGGAGATAAG GATTTTAGAGATTTTGAGAAGTACTCACAACATTCCGCGTTAATTGCATTTGCAACAAGCATAGCTCTAACAAATCATGAAATGTGCAGGAAAGCTATGGAATCCTTGAAGGTGTCTCAaagcaccaaggccaagtga